One Curtobacterium sp. BH-2-1-1 genomic region harbors:
- a CDS encoding NADP-dependent oxidoreductase: protein MRIGSAVQYDRYGDFDVVELVPQERPEAGPGEIVVEIVAAGLNHIERFLREGKLQDHIELTFPARQGVDFAGIVRARGDGVKDLRVGDEVMGHAPTGGSHATWLVVPRAAVIKKPEHVGWEVAGGLYLAGCTAVSVVRSLKLGPEDTVVITAAAGGVGHIECQLAHDAGATVIALGSARNHDYLRQIGTLPVVYGEGEEERIRAIAAGRPITAFIDNHGESRAEELAERLGVAPGRFVSSEARRDIEIRFLRAPAEDEETRELLALLAKAVQDRRVQVLISGFYPFEYIVEAYEDLAEMKSRGKVVIGMQTVETGARMDWYRSEKARDLRDRYADARGSDSETMAGGSASPSA from the coding sequence ATGCGGATCGGCAGTGCAGTGCAGTACGACCGGTACGGCGACTTCGACGTCGTCGAGCTCGTCCCGCAGGAACGCCCGGAAGCGGGTCCCGGCGAGATCGTCGTCGAGATCGTCGCGGCGGGGCTCAACCACATCGAACGGTTCCTGCGAGAGGGCAAGCTCCAGGACCACATCGAGCTCACGTTCCCGGCTCGTCAGGGCGTCGACTTCGCCGGCATCGTCCGGGCACGCGGCGACGGGGTCAAGGACCTGCGCGTCGGCGACGAGGTGATGGGGCACGCACCGACCGGCGGGTCGCACGCCACCTGGCTCGTCGTGCCGCGCGCTGCCGTCATCAAGAAGCCGGAGCACGTCGGCTGGGAGGTCGCCGGCGGCCTCTACCTGGCCGGGTGCACCGCGGTGTCGGTCGTCCGCAGCCTCAAGCTCGGACCGGAGGACACCGTCGTCATCACCGCTGCGGCCGGCGGCGTCGGGCACATCGAGTGCCAGCTCGCTCACGACGCCGGGGCGACCGTCATCGCGCTCGGCAGTGCGCGCAACCACGACTACCTCCGCCAGATCGGCACCCTGCCCGTCGTGTACGGCGAGGGCGAGGAGGAACGCATCCGTGCGATCGCGGCCGGCCGCCCGATCACCGCGTTCATCGACAACCACGGCGAGAGCCGGGCCGAGGAACTCGCGGAACGCCTCGGCGTCGCACCGGGGCGGTTCGTGTCGTCCGAGGCGCGACGCGACATCGAGATCCGGTTCCTGCGGGCGCCGGCCGAGGACGAGGAGACCCGGGAGCTCCTGGCCCTCCTGGCGAAGGCCGTACAGGACCGTCGCGTGCAGGTGCTCATCTCCGGGTTCTACCCGTTCGAGTACATCGTCGAGGCGTACGAGGACCTCGCCGAGATGAAGTCCCGCGGCAAGGTCGTGATCGGGATGCAGACCGTCGAGACCGGTGCACGGATGGACTGGTACCGCTCGGAGAAGGCCCGGGACCTGCGCGACCGGTACGCCGACGCGCGGGGGAGCGACTCCGAGACGATGGCGGGCGGGTCGGCGAGCCCGAGCGCCTAG
- a CDS encoding ribose-5-phosphate isomerase translates to MTYRLVVGSDDAGFDYKEIIKADLLADPRVESVVDVGVDADGHTAYPHVAVDAARLVANGEADRAILICGTGLGVAISANKVPGIRAVTAHDSFSVERSILSNDAQVLCMGQRVVGVEVARRMAREWLGYEFDRSSASASKVAAICEYDGSAPAGVDASA, encoded by the coding sequence ATGACGTACCGTCTCGTGGTCGGTTCGGACGACGCAGGGTTCGACTACAAGGAGATCATCAAGGCCGATCTGCTCGCCGATCCGCGGGTGGAGTCCGTGGTGGACGTGGGGGTCGACGCGGACGGGCACACCGCCTACCCGCACGTCGCCGTCGACGCCGCACGGCTCGTCGCGAACGGCGAGGCGGACCGGGCGATCCTGATCTGCGGCACCGGACTCGGCGTCGCGATCAGCGCGAACAAGGTTCCGGGCATCCGGGCCGTCACCGCGCACGACTCGTTCAGCGTCGAGCGTTCGATCCTGTCGAACGACGCCCAGGTCCTCTGCATGGGCCAGCGCGTCGTCGGCGTCGAGGTCGCTCGGCGCATGGCGCGCGAGTGGCTCGGCTACGAGTTCGACCGCTCGTCCGCGAGCGCGTCGAAGGTCGCGGCGATCTGCGAGTACGACGGCAGCGCGCCGGCGGGCGTGGACGCGTCCGCTTAG
- a CDS encoding MFS transporter — translation MAVRIGARNTTGWKATISVAMSNYIESGSIIAIATSLSLWQAQFHVGDLQVGLLASLSANAFGAAAGAIIGGPLCDRYGRKFIYTYDLLLYMLGILLAVFAGSYGMLLVGFILTGIAVGAGVPASWTYIAEQAPADKRAAHVGTAQLAWSIGPMVGFALAIAAAPLGLLGSRLIFAHLFVVAAIVWWLRRGLPESTIWKDERAATGSANFFHGFTQLFSRRKNLTAMLFLFGVYALWNTVAGQAGIFQPRVYSATGVTSVTEQYGLQILVWGCTVAATYFGFMRFADRMSRRLLYAIGAALAVVAWAVLIYAPANLGTLLFFAIAWGISSGIGAQAFYGLWTSELFATRYRASAQGVLFLAARVMVGLLSIWFPLLLSDIGLRALGGLILGLLALSFLVGTIWAPRTQGKTLEEIEAERYGTVTSATGTVRTPEEHAARQQTLQGARDERTPR, via the coding sequence ATGGCGGTCCGTATCGGAGCCCGCAACACCACGGGCTGGAAGGCGACGATCTCGGTCGCCATGTCGAACTACATCGAGTCGGGGTCGATCATCGCGATCGCCACGAGCCTCAGCCTCTGGCAGGCGCAGTTCCACGTCGGGGACCTGCAGGTCGGGCTCCTCGCCAGCCTGTCCGCGAACGCGTTCGGCGCAGCGGCCGGCGCCATCATCGGCGGACCCCTGTGCGACCGCTACGGCCGGAAGTTCATCTACACCTACGACCTGCTGCTCTACATGCTCGGGATCCTGCTCGCGGTGTTCGCCGGCAGCTACGGCATGCTCCTCGTCGGGTTCATCCTCACCGGCATCGCGGTCGGCGCGGGCGTCCCCGCGAGCTGGACCTACATCGCCGAACAGGCCCCGGCCGACAAGCGCGCTGCCCACGTCGGCACCGCGCAGCTCGCCTGGTCGATCGGCCCGATGGTCGGCTTCGCCCTGGCCATCGCCGCCGCGCCGCTCGGGCTCCTCGGCAGCCGCCTGATCTTCGCGCACCTGTTCGTCGTCGCCGCGATCGTGTGGTGGCTGCGACGCGGCCTGCCCGAGTCCACGATCTGGAAGGACGAGCGCGCGGCCACCGGCTCCGCGAACTTCTTCCACGGCTTCACCCAGCTGTTCAGCCGCCGCAAGAACCTCACCGCGATGCTGTTCCTGTTCGGCGTCTACGCGCTCTGGAACACCGTGGCCGGGCAGGCCGGCATCTTCCAGCCCCGCGTCTACTCCGCCACCGGCGTGACGAGCGTCACCGAGCAGTACGGGCTGCAGATCCTCGTGTGGGGCTGCACCGTCGCCGCGACGTACTTCGGGTTCATGCGCTTCGCCGACCGGATGAGCCGGAGGCTGCTCTACGCGATCGGCGCCGCGCTCGCGGTCGTCGCCTGGGCCGTCCTCATCTACGCGCCCGCGAACCTCGGCACGCTGCTGTTCTTCGCGATCGCGTGGGGCATCTCGTCGGGCATCGGCGCGCAGGCGTTCTACGGGCTCTGGACGAGCGAGCTGTTCGCGACCCGTTACCGGGCGAGCGCGCAGGGCGTCCTGTTCCTCGCCGCGCGGGTCATGGTCGGCCTGCTGAGCATCTGGTTCCCGCTCCTGCTCTCCGACATCGGGCTCCGTGCACTCGGCGGGCTCATCCTCGGCCTGCTCGCGCTGTCGTTCCTGGTCGGGACGATCTGGGCGCCGCGGACGCAGGGCAAGACCCTCGAGGAGATCGAGGCCGAACGCTACGGCACCGTCACCAGCGCGACCGGCACGGTCCGCACGCCCGAGGAGCACGCCGCGCGCCAGCAGACGCTGCAGGGTGCGCGGGACGAGCGGACGCCACGGTGA
- a CDS encoding LacI family DNA-binding transcriptional regulator, whose translation MAVSVRDVAALAGVSLGTVSNVLNRPDKVAPGTVERVQSAIAELGFVRNDSARQLRAGRSSTVGLIVLDGGNPFFTDVARGAEDAAMQKGLAVLVGNSDESVDREHTYVDLFEERRVAGLLISPAGDDLGRLERLRDQGTAVVLVDRRADDEHFASVSVDDVAGGRIAVTHLTAIGRRRIAFVGGPFGIRQVTDRHSGAVAAAEASGAALEVIPTTSLSVLEGRRVGEEIQARPAAERPDAVFAANDLLAVGLEQAFIMRGSIRVPEEIAIVGYDDIAFAEAAVVPLTSVRQPAQDLGRRAIELLLAQVDQGQGTDQLHVEFTPELVVRQSTVAER comes from the coding sequence ATGGCAGTGAGCGTTCGGGACGTCGCAGCGCTCGCCGGCGTGTCACTCGGCACCGTCTCGAACGTGCTGAACCGTCCCGACAAGGTGGCACCGGGGACCGTCGAACGCGTGCAGTCCGCGATCGCCGAACTCGGGTTCGTCCGCAACGACTCCGCCCGCCAGCTCCGCGCCGGCCGCAGCTCGACCGTCGGGCTCATCGTGCTCGACGGCGGGAACCCGTTCTTCACCGACGTCGCCCGCGGCGCCGAGGACGCGGCCATGCAGAAGGGTCTGGCCGTCCTCGTCGGGAACTCCGACGAGTCGGTCGACCGCGAGCACACCTACGTCGACCTGTTCGAGGAGCGCCGCGTCGCCGGACTCCTCATCTCCCCCGCCGGGGACGACCTCGGCCGCCTCGAGCGACTGCGCGACCAGGGCACCGCCGTGGTCCTCGTGGACCGCCGTGCCGACGACGAGCACTTCGCGTCCGTCTCCGTCGACGACGTCGCCGGAGGCCGCATCGCCGTCACGCACCTCACCGCGATCGGACGCCGGCGGATCGCCTTCGTCGGCGGCCCGTTCGGCATCCGGCAGGTCACCGACCGCCACTCCGGCGCGGTCGCCGCGGCCGAGGCGTCGGGTGCGGCGCTCGAGGTGATCCCGACCACGTCGCTCTCCGTCCTCGAGGGTCGGCGCGTCGGCGAGGAGATCCAGGCCCGACCGGCCGCCGAACGCCCGGACGCGGTGTTCGCGGCGAACGACCTGCTCGCCGTCGGCCTCGAACAGGCGTTCATCATGCGCGGGTCGATCCGGGTGCCGGAGGAGATCGCGATCGTCGGGTACGACGACATCGCGTTCGCCGAGGCCGCGGTCGTCCCGCTCACCTCGGTGCGGCAGCCGGCGCAGGACCTCGGGCGGCGGGCGATCGAACTGCTGCTCGCCCAGGTGGACCAGGGGCAGGGCACGGACCAGCTGCACGTGGAGTTCACGCCCGAGCTCGTCGTGCGGCAATCCACGGTCGCCGAGCGCTGA
- a CDS encoding FGGY-family carbohydrate kinase, whose amino-acid sequence MRAVLGLDIGTSSTKALLTRFDGTVIAEVGRRHEVDRPEQGLVEMDAAVWWDEFTALTRELLERVPDAEVEAVGVSGIGPCVLLTDDAGEPLRPAILYGVDTRTAEMLPAVTAELGGEEAIRSRCGSALSTQAAGVKLAWVARHEPDVWARAARFTMPSSRVVELLTGEYVLDHHSASQCTPLYDVHEDTWIDAWCERLAPGLAMPRLVWSGDRAGTVTAAAAAATGLPVGIPVTAGTIDAWAEGVSVGAAVPGRMFLQYGTTMFMIAPTDEPVSVPGMWTTVGTRPGQPSVAGGMATSGAITDWLRRLVDGEWSTMLEEARCAGIGANGLLMLPYFAGERTPIADPDARGVIAGLTVRHTRGDLYRATLEATAYAVRHNVEVLREAGVEVHELVGAGGGLLGRLWPTIVSDVTGLPQTVPSVTIGACYGSAFLAAGLVADVDVTAWNPPAARIEPDPAATAAYEPGYRDYRELYEATRAVVHRLAARGRTH is encoded by the coding sequence ATGCGGGCGGTGCTCGGTCTGGACATCGGGACGTCGAGCACGAAGGCGCTGCTCACGCGGTTCGACGGCACGGTGATCGCCGAGGTCGGACGACGGCACGAGGTCGACCGTCCGGAGCAGGGGCTCGTCGAGATGGACGCCGCGGTGTGGTGGGACGAGTTCACCGCCCTGACCCGTGAGCTGCTCGAGCGGGTGCCGGACGCCGAGGTCGAGGCCGTCGGCGTGAGCGGCATCGGCCCGTGCGTGCTCCTCACCGACGACGCCGGGGAACCGCTGCGGCCCGCGATCCTGTACGGCGTCGACACCCGGACGGCCGAGATGCTCCCCGCCGTGACGGCAGAGCTCGGCGGCGAGGAGGCGATCCGTTCCCGGTGCGGCTCCGCCCTCAGCACGCAGGCGGCCGGTGTGAAGCTCGCCTGGGTCGCCCGGCACGAACCCGACGTGTGGGCGCGTGCGGCGCGGTTCACGATGCCGTCGTCACGCGTGGTGGAGCTGCTGACGGGGGAGTACGTCCTCGACCACCACTCGGCGAGCCAGTGCACACCGCTCTACGACGTGCACGAGGACACCTGGATCGACGCGTGGTGCGAACGGCTCGCGCCGGGGCTCGCCATGCCGAGACTCGTCTGGTCGGGTGACCGGGCCGGCACCGTGACGGCCGCGGCGGCTGCGGCCACGGGCCTCCCGGTCGGCATCCCCGTGACGGCCGGGACCATCGACGCCTGGGCCGAGGGCGTGAGCGTCGGAGCCGCCGTGCCCGGGCGGATGTTCCTGCAGTACGGGACGACGATGTTCATGATCGCGCCGACCGACGAGCCGGTCTCGGTGCCCGGGATGTGGACCACCGTCGGCACCCGTCCGGGGCAGCCGAGCGTCGCCGGTGGGATGGCGACCTCCGGGGCGATCACCGACTGGCTCCGGCGGCTCGTCGACGGCGAGTGGTCGACGATGCTCGAGGAGGCCCGCTGCGCCGGCATCGGGGCGAACGGCCTGCTGATGCTGCCGTACTTCGCGGGGGAGCGGACCCCGATCGCGGACCCGGACGCACGCGGGGTGATCGCGGGCCTCACGGTGCGGCACACCCGCGGTGACCTGTACCGGGCGACGCTCGAGGCGACGGCCTACGCGGTGCGGCACAACGTCGAGGTGCTGCGCGAGGCCGGGGTCGAGGTCCACGAGCTCGTCGGCGCGGGCGGCGGGCTGCTCGGACGGCTCTGGCCGACGATCGTCTCGGACGTCACCGGGCTGCCGCAGACGGTCCCGAGCGTGACGATCGGTGCGTGCTACGGGTCGGCGTTCCTCGCGGCCGGGCTCGTCGCGGACGTGGACGTCACCGCGTGGAACCCGCCGGCCGCGCGCATCGAGCCCGATCCCGCGGCGACGGCGGCGTACGAGCCGGGCTACCGCGACTACCGCGAGCTGTACGAGGCGACGAGGGCCGTCGTGCACCGGTTGGCGGCGCGCGGTCGCACGCACTGA
- a CDS encoding ABC transporter ATP-binding protein, giving the protein MSTPETALAIRTTGLAKVFRKQRAVDGIDLAVPRGAVFGFLGPNGSGKTTTIRMLLGLSSATGGTIEVLGEPMPKALHDVLPRVGALVEGPAFYPYLSGRANLFRFDAADPTSDPRTRKTRVASALDRVGLSHAADKKAHAYSLGMKQRLGLANALLAPRDLLVLDEPTNGLDPQGTREVRNLIRSLADDGTTVFVSSHLLAEIEQVCTHAAVMRTGKLVAQGPLDELRAAGARTVTVRTPDLGQAGTVLSRLGLTPRHEGGADVLVADLPPEVLPETITTELVRADVRVRGLTVGGGTLEDLFVALTGEGFDVAA; this is encoded by the coding sequence GTGAGCACGCCCGAAACAGCCCTCGCGATCCGCACCACCGGACTGGCGAAGGTCTTCCGCAAGCAGCGCGCGGTCGACGGGATCGACCTCGCCGTCCCGCGCGGCGCGGTGTTCGGCTTCCTCGGGCCGAACGGCTCCGGCAAGACGACGACGATCCGCATGCTCCTCGGGCTCTCCAGCGCGACGGGCGGCACGATCGAGGTGCTCGGCGAACCGATGCCGAAGGCCCTCCACGACGTCCTGCCGCGCGTCGGTGCACTCGTCGAGGGCCCGGCGTTCTACCCGTACCTCTCCGGCCGCGCGAACCTGTTCCGGTTCGACGCCGCCGACCCCACCTCCGACCCACGGACCCGCAAGACCCGGGTGGCGAGCGCCCTCGATCGCGTCGGGCTCTCGCACGCGGCCGACAAGAAGGCGCACGCGTACTCGCTCGGCATGAAGCAGCGGCTCGGGCTCGCGAACGCCCTGCTCGCCCCGCGGGACCTCCTCGTGCTCGACGAACCGACGAACGGCCTCGACCCCCAGGGCACGCGCGAGGTCCGCAACCTCATCCGCTCCCTCGCCGACGACGGCACGACCGTGTTCGTCTCGAGCCACCTGCTCGCCGAGATCGAGCAGGTGTGCACGCACGCCGCCGTGATGCGGACCGGCAAGCTCGTCGCGCAGGGGCCGCTCGACGAGCTCCGCGCCGCCGGTGCCCGGACGGTCACGGTCCGGACGCCCGACCTCGGGCAGGCCGGCACCGTGCTGAGCCGTCTCGGCCTGACCCCGCGGCACGAGGGCGGTGCCGACGTCCTCGTGGCCGACCTGCCACCAGAGGTCCTGCCCGAGACCATCACGACCGAGCTCGTCCGCGCCGACGTCCGGGTGCGCGGGCTCACGGTCGGCGGCGGCACCCTCGAAGACCTCTTCGTCGCCCTCACCGGAGAGGGCTTCGATGTCGCAGCCTGA
- a CDS encoding ABC transporter permease produces MSQPDAATVPTDDPQSHDVRASPRPRQRPFALLGSELALVFRRRRTWAMLGALALVPILIAVAVRLTTGDDSGGPAFLGDITNNGLFVAFTALTVSIPLFLPLTVGVVAGDTVAGEASHGTIRYLLVAPTGRVRFILVKYAGAVAFCLAATLLIVLVGAAIGAVLFPIGPVALLSGTQVDGWSYAGRAVLLALYVTLSMLGLSAIGLFASTLTSVPVGAMAATVVLAGASQVLDQLPQLDWLHPYLFSHQWLGFGDLLRDPIAFDSFGSNAVLQLGYVVVFGALAYSRFTTKDVLS; encoded by the coding sequence ATGTCGCAGCCTGACGCCGCCACCGTGCCGACGGACGACCCGCAGTCGCACGACGTCCGCGCCTCCCCACGTCCCCGCCAGCGCCCCTTCGCACTCCTCGGCTCCGAGCTCGCCCTCGTCTTCCGACGCCGCCGCACGTGGGCGATGCTCGGGGCGCTCGCCCTCGTGCCGATCCTCATCGCCGTCGCCGTCCGGCTCACGACCGGCGACGACTCCGGTGGTCCCGCGTTCCTCGGCGACATCACGAACAACGGGCTGTTCGTGGCGTTCACCGCGCTGACCGTGTCGATCCCGCTGTTCCTGCCGCTCACCGTGGGCGTGGTCGCGGGTGACACCGTCGCGGGCGAGGCCAGCCACGGCACCATCCGCTACCTGCTCGTGGCCCCGACAGGCCGCGTGCGGTTCATCCTCGTCAAGTACGCGGGGGCGGTGGCGTTCTGCCTCGCCGCGACGCTCCTCATCGTCCTGGTCGGGGCCGCGATCGGTGCCGTGCTGTTCCCGATCGGCCCGGTGGCCCTCCTCTCGGGCACGCAGGTCGACGGCTGGTCCTACGCCGGCCGGGCCGTGCTGCTCGCGCTCTACGTGACGCTGTCGATGCTCGGGCTGTCGGCGATCGGGCTGTTCGCCTCGACCCTGACGAGCGTGCCGGTCGGTGCGATGGCCGCGACGGTGGTGCTCGCCGGGGCGTCCCAGGTGCTCGACCAGCTTCCGCAGCTCGACTGGTTGCACCCGTACCTGTTCTCGCACCAGTGGCTCGGGTTCGGCGACCTGCTCCGCGACCCGATCGCGTTCGACTCGTTCGGGTCGAACGCCGTGCTCCAGCTCGGCTACGTCGTCGTCTTCGGCGCGCTGGCGTACAGCCGGTTCACCACGAAGGACGTCCTGAGCTAG
- a CDS encoding metallophosphoesterase, with protein sequence MQQPAAGTLRVLHLSDTHLTGDGALHQGSVDTTAALEGVLARVDGVPGIGLVVVSGDVSEDGSPESYAAVLERVGGWAERHGAALVTVPGNHDLREGFRQVLANGHVLGEGGRPLMHTMEYHPPTVPVWGQSLVAGRRIVTVDTSVPGVGYGEIAEASLERLRAALAGDHAPHGTVVVLHHPPLPAPTALHEALRLRNPEALADAIRGSDVRVVLAGHYHHHFAGTLAGVPVLVAPGVANDTDVTGAYDEESAYVDSGALVVDVAEDGSVWSTPVRVPRPDADPLAFALDADTVARVIEASTGQ encoded by the coding sequence ATGCAGCAGCCCGCAGCCGGGACCCTCCGCGTCCTCCACCTGTCCGACACCCACCTCACGGGCGACGGTGCCCTGCACCAGGGGTCCGTCGACACGACCGCCGCGCTCGAGGGCGTGCTCGCCCGGGTCGACGGCGTCCCGGGGATCGGGCTCGTGGTGGTGTCCGGCGACGTCTCCGAGGACGGCTCCCCGGAGTCGTACGCCGCAGTGCTCGAGCGCGTCGGCGGCTGGGCGGAACGCCACGGCGCGGCGCTCGTCACAGTCCCGGGCAACCACGACCTCCGCGAGGGGTTCCGACAGGTCCTCGCGAACGGCCACGTCCTCGGCGAGGGCGGCCGGCCGCTCATGCACACCATGGAGTACCACCCGCCGACCGTGCCGGTCTGGGGGCAGTCCCTCGTCGCGGGTCGGCGGATCGTCACGGTCGACACGAGCGTCCCCGGGGTCGGCTACGGCGAGATCGCCGAGGCGTCGCTCGAACGACTCCGCGCCGCGCTCGCCGGCGACCACGCGCCGCACGGCACCGTCGTCGTGCTGCACCACCCGCCGCTGCCGGCACCGACCGCGCTGCACGAGGCCCTGCGACTCCGCAACCCGGAGGCGCTCGCCGACGCGATCCGCGGCTCCGACGTCCGGGTCGTGCTCGCGGGGCACTACCACCACCACTTCGCCGGGACGCTCGCGGGCGTGCCCGTGCTCGTCGCGCCCGGTGTCGCGAACGACACCGACGTCACCGGCGCCTACGACGAGGAGTCCGCGTACGTCGACTCCGGAGCGCTCGTCGTCGACGTCGCCGAGGACGGCTCGGTCTGGTCGACACCGGTCCGCGTGCCGCGGCCGGACGCGGACCCGCTCGCGTTCGCGCTCGACGCGGACACCGTGGCGCGCGTCATCGAGGCGTCCACCGGGCAGTAG
- a CDS encoding L-rhamnose mutarotase — protein sequence MTRVCFRLQVGTEHLDAYRERHAAVWPAMLRAIAAAGRRNYSLFLDDDGLLIGYYETDSVADADASLATSEVAAAWEAHMQDLFDGATGRADQAARVLPEVFNLEDQLASGAS from the coding sequence GTGACCCGCGTCTGCTTCCGCCTGCAGGTGGGGACCGAGCACCTCGACGCCTACCGCGAGCGGCACGCCGCGGTCTGGCCGGCGATGCTGCGGGCGATCGCGGCCGCGGGACGACGGAACTACTCGCTGTTCCTCGACGACGACGGCCTGCTCATCGGGTACTACGAGACGGACTCGGTGGCGGATGCCGACGCGTCGCTCGCCACGTCCGAGGTGGCCGCCGCGTGGGAGGCGCACATGCAGGACCTGTTCGACGGCGCGACCGGGCGGGCGGACCAGGCGGCGCGTGTACTGCCGGAGGTCTTCAACCTCGAGGACCAGCTCGCGTCGGGCGCATCGTGA
- a CDS encoding LacI family DNA-binding transcriptional regulator yields the protein MVHVPRRDGPPSVHHVAARAGVSLATVSNVLNHPERVADATAARVRAAITDLGYTPNRNARALASGSTRAIGLVVMSLRNSLFSDMVNGAQLAARERGLTLLITSSEDDLQAQGEHLAFLESARVSGILLAPMTQSREQVETTRRHGRPVVYVNFEPTEVDACSVVVDNEQAAFLATEHLIERGCRRIGFVSARAELQPVERRRAGVLRAVAAHPEVTLVDIDAGDIDPPGGTDAGARIAAMPANERPDGILGVTDLLAMAVVSELRAAGIRVPEDIPVSGCDHNSVAWGGAVPLTSVTMHGSEMGAAAVELMLAELDEDPADHVHRTVVLGSELVPRESTLGRAGAAEAAARTAPSDPRRTEA from the coding sequence ATGGTGCATGTCCCCCGGCGCGACGGACCGCCGAGCGTGCACCACGTCGCCGCTCGGGCGGGCGTCTCGCTCGCGACGGTCTCGAACGTGCTGAACCACCCGGAACGCGTGGCGGACGCGACGGCGGCGCGGGTCCGTGCCGCGATCACCGACCTCGGGTACACGCCGAACCGCAACGCGCGGGCACTCGCCTCGGGGAGCACGCGGGCGATCGGGCTCGTCGTGATGTCCCTCCGCAACTCCCTGTTCAGCGACATGGTGAACGGTGCGCAGCTCGCCGCGCGTGAGCGTGGGCTGACCCTGCTCATCACGAGCAGCGAGGACGACCTGCAGGCGCAGGGTGAGCACCTCGCGTTCCTCGAGAGCGCACGTGTGTCGGGGATCCTGCTCGCCCCGATGACCCAGTCCCGCGAGCAGGTCGAGACCACGCGGCGGCACGGGCGACCGGTGGTCTACGTGAACTTCGAGCCGACCGAGGTCGATGCGTGCTCGGTGGTGGTGGACAACGAGCAAGCGGCGTTCCTCGCGACGGAGCACCTCATCGAACGCGGCTGCCGACGCATCGGGTTCGTCAGCGCCCGTGCGGAGCTGCAGCCCGTCGAACGCCGGCGGGCGGGGGTGCTCCGTGCGGTCGCCGCCCACCCCGAGGTCACGCTCGTCGACATCGACGCCGGTGACATCGACCCTCCCGGCGGGACCGACGCCGGTGCACGCATCGCCGCCATGCCGGCGAACGAGCGGCCGGACGGCATCCTCGGTGTGACGGATCTGCTGGCGATGGCGGTCGTGTCCGAACTGCGCGCGGCGGGGATCCGGGTGCCGGAGGACATCCCGGTGTCGGGCTGCGACCACAACTCCGTCGCGTGGGGCGGTGCCGTGCCGCTGACCTCGGTGACGATGCACGGGTCGGAGATGGGCGCGGCGGCGGTCGAGCTCATGCTGGCCGAGCTCGACGAGGACCCCGCGGACCACGTGCACCGGACGGTGGTGCTCGGGAGCGAGCTCGTGCCGCGTGAGAGCACCCTCGGGCGAGCGGGGGCGGCCGAGGCGGCTGCCCGGACGGCGCCGAGCGACCCGAGGCGTACCGAGGCCTGA
- a CDS encoding outer-membrane lipoprotein carrier protein LolA, which translates to MKKSAWLPAVIAPVVVAGAVAAPMIANASSDPVAGTNPSAADVIASIAGSSDAKYSGKLVQTSDLGLPELPTGSGGSSLEGDASDALGLLTSSHTARVYVDGPDKQRVQLTQQLAEQDLVRNGSDVWTWDSKERTATHVTLPKDARTPESGAATPSDIAKQAIDAITPSTTVSKPKDVRVAGHDAWQITLTPKSTGTLVGSVRLAVDQQTGLPLRATIEAKGQSDPAVEVGFTSLQYGAPAARLFDFTPPTGATVETKDLSDAAAHGTGDAQHRHGRTGDEPTVTGTGWSTIAELPKGSVDQTALGDDASGLLDQLTRSVDGGRAVQTSLVSVYLTDDGRVLAGAVPVSALVAAAE; encoded by the coding sequence ATGAAGAAGTCAGCCTGGCTGCCCGCCGTCATCGCACCGGTCGTCGTCGCCGGCGCCGTCGCTGCGCCGATGATCGCGAACGCGTCGAGCGACCCGGTCGCGGGGACGAACCCGAGCGCGGCGGACGTCATCGCCAGCATCGCGGGGTCGTCCGACGCGAAGTACTCCGGCAAGCTCGTGCAGACGAGCGACCTCGGCCTGCCGGAGCTCCCGACCGGGTCCGGCGGCTCCTCGCTCGAGGGCGACGCCTCGGACGCGCTCGGCCTCCTCACCTCGTCGCACACCGCCCGCGTCTACGTCGACGGCCCCGACAAGCAGCGCGTCCAGCTGACGCAGCAGCTCGCCGAGCAGGACCTCGTCCGGAACGGGTCCGACGTCTGGACCTGGGACTCGAAGGAGCGCACGGCGACGCACGTCACCCTCCCGAAGGACGCCCGGACGCCGGAGTCCGGCGCCGCGACGCCGTCCGACATCGCCAAGCAGGCGATCGACGCGATCACGCCGAGCACCACGGTGTCGAAGCCGAAGGACGTCCGGGTCGCCGGCCACGACGCCTGGCAGATCACCCTCACGCCGAAGTCGACGGGCACGCTCGTCGGGTCCGTGCGCCTGGCGGTCGACCAGCAGACCGGCCTGCCGCTGCGCGCCACGATCGAGGCGAAGGGCCAGTCCGACCCCGCCGTCGAGGTCGGCTTCACGAGCCTGCAGTACGGCGCGCCGGCCGCACGCCTGTTCGACTTCACGCCGCCCACGGGCGCGACGGTCGAGACGAAGGACCTCTCCGACGCGGCAGCCCACGGCACGGGCGACGCGCAGCACCGACACGGACGCACCGGCGACGAGCCGACGGTCACGGGGACGGGCTGGAGCACCATCGCCGAACTGCCGAAGGGCTCGGTCGACCAGACGGCGCTCGGCGACGACGCCAGTGGACTGCTCGACCAGCTGACCAGGTCGGTCGACGGCGGCCGCGCGGTGCAGACCTCGCTCGTCTCGGTCTACCTCACCGACGACGGCCGGGTCCTCGCGGGCGCGGTCCCGGTGTCGGCGCTGGTCGCCGCAGCCGAGTGA